In the Dendrosporobacter quercicolus genome, GGTAATATCCGGTCTTCAATTAAGGTCTGAATGGTTCCGCTGATTCCTACCCTGAACCCGGCCTGCTTCAGGATGCTTCTGATGAGATAAGTTGTCGTAGTTTTGCCGTTGGTTCCGGTAACGCCAATCATCCGCAGTTTACGGGCCGGATAATCAAAAAAATACGGAACAACCGCCTGCATCGCCTGCCTGGTGCTGGGAACCTGAATAACCGTTAAGCCCGCCGGGGCTTTTACCGGCTTTTCCACCAGCACCGCAACGGCTCCCGCGGCATAAGCCTGGTTAATATAGCTATGACCGTCAACTTTACTTCCGCTCAGACAGATAAACAATGTCCCCTCAACGACCTCACGGGAATCATAGGCCACAACCTTGATGGTTTTATTTTTATCGCCTTCCACTTCGGCAGTTGAAAGCAATGCTAACAATTCCGTTAAATTCTTTTCCATATCTATCCCTCCTGCAACGCTAACACTATTATTGCCAATATTACCAATTTTATCTTAACTGGCTGAAAAAGTCCAATTCATCCTATTCATCAAAGAAAATGGTTACACTGGTTCCCGGAGGCGCTTTACTGCCCGCAAGCGGGTCTTGTTTCACCGCAACGGAACCCGAACCGACCGGCCTGATCGCCAGACCCACAGCAGATAATATTTCGGCCGATTGGGTCAGGGTGAGCCCCTGGCAGTCCGGTATAGTAATATCACCGGAATTGTAGCGGGGCGTAAGCGTATACAACAATACGCTCGACCCCTGCGGCATCCGGCTGCCGGGTTTGGGGATTTGATCCGCCACCCGGTCGCCAGTCTCCTCAGTCCGGGCTTCAAGATTATTTTTTTTCAATTCTTTTACCGCGTCATCCACCAGTAAATTGATCAGATCAGGCACTATTACATGTTCAGCCTGCGTGCTGACTTTTTCGTTTCCGGTAACGCTGGGCGTAACCTTTAAATACTGAAGAAGGTCTTTCATGACAGCTCCAAATACCGGCGCCGCAATCTGCCCACCATAATACATCCCGACCGGCTCATCTATGACCACCAGCATAGCGAGCTCCGGGTTGTCAGCCGGCGCAAAACCGGCAAAGGACGCAACATATTTACCGGCCATATAGCCTCCTGCGCCTACTTTTTGCGCAGTCCCGGTTTTGCCGGCAATACGGTATCCTTCAATAAAGGCATTCTTGCCCGAACCGTTGGTGACAACGCCTTCCAGAATACTTTTCACCAGGCGGGCAGTATCCGGATCAATTACCTGATTTAAGATATCCGGCTGAAACCCGCGAATCATCTCATCATTTTTGCTGCGAATTTCCCGGACAATTTGCGGCCTTGTCCGCAAGCCGTCATTCGCCACCGCTGAAACTGCGCTTAACAGCTGAATAGGCGTAACCGCAATGCTTTGCCCCATTGACATCGTAGCAATATTAATCGGTGTAGCTTTATTTTGATCAATCATTATCCCTTTGGCTTCGCCAGGCAAATCAATTCCGGTAGATTTACCTAACCCGAATTGATTTAAGTATTTATAGAACGGATCTTTACCCAGTCTGAGACCGGCAGTAACAAAGCCCACATTACAGGAGTTCTCGACAACTTCGCGAAAAGTCTGGCTGCCATGCCCGCCATGCTTCCAGCAGTGAATGGTTCGGCCCTGCACTTCTATTCCGCCGGGATCGAAAAACCGTTCTTCCGGCGTTACCACCTTATCGCCCAAAACGGCCGATGTAGTTAAAATTTTAAAAGTGGAACCCGGCTCGTACGCATTGGACACGGCAACATTGCGCCATAATTTGGACGGATAGTCGGCAAACTGATTGGGATTATAATCAGGGCGGTTGGCCAGTGCCAGAATTTCCCCGGTTTTAGGTTGCATTACAATAATAGTTGCGGCCTTGGCCTGGGTATCTTTCATCACTTTTTCCAGTTCACGTTCGATAATTTGTTGAATGACCAAATCAATTGTCAGATAAATATTATTGCCGTCGGTGGGCGCTGAAAATCGATGTCTGGCGTAAGGTATCTCCCGCCCTCTGGCATCGTATTCAACAATAATACTGCCCGGCCGCCCACGCAGATAATTGTCGAAGGTCATTTCAACACCATCCAGGCCCTGGCTGTCAATGCCCGTAAACCCAAGAATATGAGCCGCCAGCTGATCGTGCGGATAATAACGGCGTCCTTCCTGTGTCAGGCCAATGCCCGGAAGATTGAGCTTCTTTACTTCTCTCGCCGTTTCATCCTCAATCTTGCGTTTTATCCAGGTAAAAGCCTGGCGTTTTTTTAGTTTGGCGGCAAGCTTATCTTGGTCCAACGCTAAAATAGCAGCCAATTTGGCTGCTGTCTCCTCGGCGTTGCTTATTTCTGCAGGTATTGCGTAAACTGAATCAGTGCTCATGCTAACAGCTAATTCTCTTCCTTTGCGATCATAAATAATACCGCGTTTAGCTTCAACCGGGATATCACGAATCCGTTGGTCAATCGCATTTTCAGTTAACCAGCCACTGCGATAAAACTGGAGATACATTAGTCTACAACCTAGTCCAATCATGATTACCGAAACAAAAAGGAAAAACCAGGCCACTCTTTTTCTTATGGTAACATGTGTTGCTGACGCCAACCGCATCTCCTCCCAATTCAATTTTTAATGTCCCTGTCGGCCTCCGTTTTTCCGTTCTTTAATGCACTGGTTATGCTGCTCCATAAGTTCTGCTTTTCACCTGCCGCCATCTCACCCCGGACCTGGTGCTCACTATTTATGACATAAACATCAGGAGGAACGACCATGCCAAGCTCATTCGCTGCAATTGCCTGAATACGCTGCGGCGATTTTAATTTTGCAATCTCCAATCGCAGCAGTTCATTTTCTTTTTCAGCCTTAATTAATTGGGCTTTTAGCTGAACTAAATCGTAACCAGCTCTGATGATCGCCTCACTTCTCACTGTGACAAACATTGCAATCAGCGCCAGCAAAACAACGACAATCAGGCATTTTGCCCTCAAGCCGGTATTCAGACTTGGTTTGCTCGTGGTAATGACAGGGGCCGGTTCTTCTTGGTATAACTCCCATTCTTGTTTTTTGCTTACTAACATGTGTATTTCCCCCTCTCAAAAATTAGAACAGTCCACCCAATTACAACTTTTCGGCAACCCGTAATTTCGCGCTGCGGGCCCGGGGATTTTGCGCAACTTCATCCATTGACGCGGCAACCGGTTTGCCCAGAATTTTTAGCTGAGCCTTATTCTCACACCTGCATACCGGCAATTGCGGCGGACAAATACAGGCTTTAGCCAGACCTTGCAGCGTTTGTTTGGCAATCCGATCCTCCAGGGAGTGAAAAGTAATGATACATAAGCGCCCGCCTGGTTTCAACAGACTGCAGGCAGCCGTAAATGCGTCTTTCAGCACGCCTAATTCTTGATTAACCTCAATCCGTATGGCCTGAAAAGTACGTTTGGCCGGATGGGGGCCTTCCCGCCTGGCTGCTGCAGGGATTGCCTTTTTTATGATATCCACCAGTTGTCCGGTTGTGCCGATTGCGCTGTTTTTGCGGGCCTCGACGATGAACCGCGCAATTCTTTTCGCCCAGCGCTCTTCACCATAGGTATACAGAATTTTGGTCAGCTCAGCTTCACTATACTGATTTACCACATGAAAAGCCGAAAAACCATGCTCAGGATTCATCCGCATATCCAAAGGCGCATCCTGCATATAAGAAAAACCCCGTTCTGCGGCATCCAGCTGATGGGACGATACCCCCAGGTCGAAGAGTATGCCGTCCACAGCTTCAACCTGTAAATCGGCCAGAACCTGCCTAATATTGCTAAAATTACTATTGACGATATCAACCTGGCATTCAGCCTTTGCCAGCCTTGCTTTCCCGGCGTTTATTGCGGCAGGATCCTGATCAATACCGATAAAATGGCCGTTTAGGGTAAGTCTTTCTACAATTCCTCCGGCATGTCCGCCCCCGCCGAGCGTACAATCAACATATGTTCCCTCGGGATTTTTAACCAATGCGGCCAAGGTTTCTTCCCATAGTACACTGATGTGATGAAATTCCATCTATCGTTCACCTCTACAGCCTCATTGGCCGTTATATTCCTAAACAAGCGAGATCTTCAGCCATCTGCGCCACCGTCGGGCTGATTTCTTCATTATATTTATCCCAGCATTCCCTGCTCCAGATTTCCACCCGGTTGGAAACACCAATCACCGCAACCTCTTTATCCAATTTGGCATATTCCCTTAAGTTCACCGGCAGCAGAACCCGCCCTTGTTTATCACAGTCCAATTCCGCCGCTCCGGCAAAGAAGAACCGTACAAAAGCCCGGGCTTCCGGCTTGCCCAACGGCAGCTGCTTTAGTTTATTCTCTAGAATTGCCCATTCTGCTTTACTGTATACAAACAGGCAGTTATCCAAGCCTTTGGTCAAAATAAACTGCTCGCCAAGCTCCTCACGCAACTTGGCAGGCAATATGATCCGGCCTTTATTATCAATAGTATGCAGATATTCTCCCATCAACATGACCATTGCACCACCAAGTTCATTTCATTTACCACTTTACACCACTTTACACCACTTTAATAGTATCTTCTGGACAAAACAAAAAAATCCTTCAATGTGAAGGATTTTTTGTTTTAGATTTTGACAATTAGCAGTTCAGTGGCCAAATTAAACTCTGGCCCGTTCATAAGGAACCGGCCACTCTATTGTCTCCTTTAAGACACTGGCGGCCTGCAGCGGCCAATAGGGATTACGCAATAGCTCCCGGCCGAGAAACACAAGATCAATGCCGGCTTTTAGCACCTGCTCGGCCTGCTGCGGTTCCGTAATCACACCCCCGCCAATGACCGGTAAGCCGGTCCTGTCTTTAATCGTTTGCGCAAAGCCAATCTGATAGCCGGGGTAAGCCCTTACCGGAATAGGAGTGACGCCGCCGGAACTGACATGCACCGCAGCCAGCCCTTTGCCTTTGATTTCATTGAGCATTGCAGCGACAGCCTCCGCATCATTCCCCCCTGGTTCGTATTCTTCCGCCGACACCCGTACCCACACCGGCAGTTCAGACGGAACCACTGCTTTTACGGCAGTCAGCACCTCTCCTAACAACCGCACACGGTTTGCCGGCTTACCGCCATATTCATCCTCACGCCGATTGACCAACGGCGACATAAACTGATTTAATAAATAGCCGTGGGCAGCATGAATTTCAATCGCGTCAAACCCGGCTGCCACGGCCCTGCGGGCGGCGGCGGCAAAATTTTCAATTACTTGGCTAATGCCGTCCTTCGTTAAGCTCTGCGGCCTGCGGTGCTGGTCACTAAACGGTACGGCTGAAGGAGCAACAGGTTCTAAATAGGGAACCTCG is a window encoding:
- the mraZ gene encoding division/cell wall cluster transcriptional repressor MraZ; amino-acid sequence: MLMGEYLHTIDNKGRIILPAKLREELGEQFILTKGLDNCLFVYSKAEWAILENKLKQLPLGKPEARAFVRFFFAGAAELDCDKQGRVLLPVNLREYAKLDKEVAVIGVSNRVEIWSRECWDKYNEEISPTVAQMAEDLACLGI
- a CDS encoding stage V sporulation protein D, producing MASATHVTIRKRVAWFFLFVSVIMIGLGCRLMYLQFYRSGWLTENAIDQRIRDIPVEAKRGIIYDRKGRELAVSMSTDSVYAIPAEISNAEETAAKLAAILALDQDKLAAKLKKRQAFTWIKRKIEDETAREVKKLNLPGIGLTQEGRRYYPHDQLAAHILGFTGIDSQGLDGVEMTFDNYLRGRPGSIIVEYDARGREIPYARHRFSAPTDGNNIYLTIDLVIQQIIERELEKVMKDTQAKAATIIVMQPKTGEILALANRPDYNPNQFADYPSKLWRNVAVSNAYEPGSTFKILTTSAVLGDKVVTPEERFFDPGGIEVQGRTIHCWKHGGHGSQTFREVVENSCNVGFVTAGLRLGKDPFYKYLNQFGLGKSTGIDLPGEAKGIMIDQNKATPINIATMSMGQSIAVTPIQLLSAVSAVANDGLRTRPQIVREIRSKNDEMIRGFQPDILNQVIDPDTARLVKSILEGVVTNGSGKNAFIEGYRIAGKTGTAQKVGAGGYMAGKYVASFAGFAPADNPELAMLVVIDEPVGMYYGGQIAAPVFGAVMKDLLQYLKVTPSVTGNEKVSTQAEHVIVPDLINLLVDDAVKELKKNNLEARTEETGDRVADQIPKPGSRMPQGSSVLLYTLTPRYNSGDITIPDCQGLTLTQSAEILSAVGLAIRPVGSGSVAVKQDPLAGSKAPPGTSVTIFFDE
- the rsmH gene encoding 16S rRNA (cytosine(1402)-N(4))-methyltransferase RsmH; the protein is MEFHHISVLWEETLAALVKNPEGTYVDCTLGGGGHAGGIVERLTLNGHFIGIDQDPAAINAGKARLAKAECQVDIVNSNFSNIRQVLADLQVEAVDGILFDLGVSSHQLDAAERGFSYMQDAPLDMRMNPEHGFSAFHVVNQYSEAELTKILYTYGEERWAKRIARFIVEARKNSAIGTTGQLVDIIKKAIPAAARREGPHPAKRTFQAIRIEVNQELGVLKDAFTAACSLLKPGGRLCIITFHSLEDRIAKQTLQGLAKACICPPQLPVCRCENKAQLKILGKPVAASMDEVAQNPRARSAKLRVAEKL
- the namA gene encoding NADPH dehydrogenase NamA, yielding MLFDSFSIDHLTLRNRVVMSPMCMYSAEQDGLATDWHLVHYATRATGQVGLIIIEATGIEDRGRITANDLGLWNDVQGESLKKLVNAIHSQGAAAAIQLNHAGRKSEVPYLEPVAPSAVPFSDQHRRPQSLTKDGISQVIENFAAAARRAVAAGFDAIEIHAAHGYLLNQFMSPLVNRREDEYGGKPANRVRLLGEVLTAVKAVVPSELPVWVRVSAEEYEPGGNDAEAVAAMLNEIKGKGLAAVHVSSGGVTPIPVRAYPGYQIGFAQTIKDRTGLPVIGGGVITEPQQAEQVLKAGIDLVFLGRELLRNPYWPLQAASVLKETIEWPVPYERARV
- a CDS encoding septum formation initiator family protein yields the protein MLVSKKQEWELYQEEPAPVITTSKPSLNTGLRAKCLIVVVLLALIAMFVTVRSEAIIRAGYDLVQLKAQLIKAEKENELLRLEIAKLKSPQRIQAIAANELGMVVPPDVYVINSEHQVRGEMAAGEKQNLWSSITSALKNGKTEADRDIKN